The following coding sequences lie in one Populus trichocarpa isolate Nisqually-1 chromosome 14, P.trichocarpa_v4.1, whole genome shotgun sequence genomic window:
- the LOC18105304 gene encoding tyrosine--tRNA ligase, chloroplastic/mitochondrial: MAAAAAARTLLYSSHSKLFFFPFSNCSKKLHRPIINKNPIFVPLRCLQSAQQNASTTRDPMRSRSSVVDILEERGLLESITSDNLRSISTTSTLKAYCGFDPTAESLHLGNLLGIIVLSWFQRCGHKAVALIGGATARIGDPSGKSLERPELDADTLENNTQGITNVITRILNMNSSSNVNGDGNHLNSSSFFVVMNNYDWWKEVRLLDFLKQVGRFARVGTMMGKESVKKRLESEQGMSYTEFTYQLLQGYDFLYLYQNEGVNVQIGGSDQWGNITAGTELIRKILQPEGDVAFGLTFPLLLKSDGTKFGKSEDGAIWLSPSLLSPYKFYQYFFSVPDADVIRFLKILTFLDIEEIDELEKEMNRPGYTPNTAQRRLAEQVTLFVHGEDGLNEALKATEALRPGAETKLDWKTFEGIAEDVPSCSLASDQVLNISLIDLSVSSGLLDSKSAARRLLKQGGLYLNNSRVDSETKRIEPQDIVDGKVLLLSAGKKNKVIVRIT, encoded by the coding sequence ATggcagctgctgctgctgcaaggACCTTGCTTTACTCCTCTCACAGCAAactcttcttctttcctttttcaaatTGCAGCAAAAAACTACACAGACCCATCATCAATAAGAATCCTATCTTCGTCCCTCTAAGGTGCTTGCAATCAGCCCAGCAAAATGCCTCCACAACCCGTGACCCAATGCGCAGCCGTTCCAGCGTGGTCGATATCCTTGAAGAAAGGGGCTTGCTTGAATCCATCACCAGTGACAATCTCAGGTCTATCTCTACTACAAGCACTCTCAAGGCTTACTGTGGTTTTGACCCAACTGCAGAGAGCTTGCACTTAGGTAACCTTCTGGGCATAATTGTTCTCTCCTGGTTCCAAAGGTGCGGCCATAAAGCTGTCGCCTTGATTGGCGGCGCCACCGCCAGAATTGGAGACCCATCTGGGAAAAGCCTGGAAAGGCCAGAGCTTGATGCTGATACTTTAGAGAATAACACACAAGGGATTACCAATGTTATTACAAGAATCTTGAATATGAATAGCAGCAGTAATGTTAATGGTGATGGCAATCATTTGAATTCAAGTTCTTTCTTTGTGGTTATGAATAATTATGATTGGTGGAAAGAGGTTAGGttgcttgattttttgaaaCAAGTAGGGAGATTTGCAAGGGTGGGGACTATGATGGGCAAAGAAAGTGTAAAGAAGAGGCTTGAATCAGAGCAAGGAATGAGCTATACTGAATTCACTTACCAGCTTTTGCAGGGTTATGATTTCTTATATCTTTATCAAAATGAGGGTGTTAATGTTCAGATTGGAGGGAGCGATCAGTGGGGCAATATAACTGCTGGTACTGAACTTATTAGAAAGATTCTTCAGCCAGAAGGGGATGTGGCTTTTGGCTTGACATTCCCTCTTCTATTGAAGAGTGATGGCACTAAATTTGGGAAATCAGAGGATGGTGCCATTTGGCTTTCACCGTCCTTGTTATCTCCTTACAAGTTCTACCAGTATTTTTTTTCGGTCCCGGATGCTGATGTTATTAGGTTTTTAAAGATACTTACTTTCTTGGACATAGAGGAGATTGATGAGTTGGAGAAGGAAATGAATAGACCTGGCTATACCCCCAACACTGCTCAGCGGAGGCTGGCTGAACAGGTCACTCTTTTTGTTCACGGTGAGGATGGACTTAATGAGGCTCTCAAGGCAACTGAGGCTTTGAGACCTGGAGCTGAGACCAAGTTGGATTGGAAGACCTTTGAGGGCATTGCTGAAGATGTGCCTTCCTGTTCTTTGGCCTCTGACCAGGTTCTCAATATCTCTCTTATCGATCTTTCTGTTTCTTCCGGTCTGCTTGATAGTAAATCAGCTGCCCGCCGTCTGTTGAAGCAAGGAGGGCTTTACTTGAACAACAGCAGAGTTGATAGCGAAACTAAGAGAATTGAACCTCAAGACATTGTGGATGGAAAAGTTCTCCTTTTATCTGCTGGCAAGAAGAACAAAGTCATTGTACGAATAACTTGA
- the LOC7457999 gene encoding heavy metal-associated isoprenylated plant protein 35: MAKEAELKKIELKVSVNCCDGCKRKVKKALQGVEGVLKTEIDPQHPKVTVLGNVNPQILIKRLLKTGKQAELWSSGNQNAGKEKKEADMLVEKEKDKSKSECEQTKSSDSCVKVTDKNRETKNGGDGGENKASKDCNETDVSVKSSNPEVVRSENPVPPHPEVGNFRTYNQYCYKVEPYAIALPFYAIPSYTVPPVNPTGYGQEYLLYERPVFQPPVQAPTARVEDYFSDENTVGCHVM; this comes from the exons ATGGCTAAGGAAGCAGAATTGAAG AAGATTGAGCTCAAGGTATCTGTCAACTGCTGTGATGGCTGCAAGAGGAAAGTTAAAAAGGCCTTGCAAGGTGTTGAAG GTGTTCTGAAGACCGAAATCGATCCACAGCATCCCAAGGTGACGGTCCTGGGAAATGTGAATCCacaaattttaatcaaaagaCTCTTGAAAACTGGAAAACAAGCAGAACTGTGGAGTAGTGGGAATCAGAATgcgggaaaagaaaagaaagaagcggATATGCTGGTTGAAAAAGAGAAAGACAAGTCAAAATCTGAGTGTGAGCAAACAAAGTCTTCAGATTCATGTGTCAAGGTAACTGACAAGAACAGAGAGACTAAAAATGGTGGGGATGGAGGTGAGAATAAAGCTTCAAAGGACTGTAATGAGACAGACGTCAGTGTTAAGTCTAGTAATCCTGAAGTGGTTAGAAGTGAAAATCCTGTCCCCCCACATCCAGAAGTCGGCAATTTCAGGACTTACAATCAATATTGTTACAAGGTTGAGCCTTACGCAATTGCACTTCCCTTTTATGCCATTCCTTCATACACTGTTCCTCCTGTCAACCCCACAGGTTATGGTCAGGAATACCTCCTTTACGAGAGGCCAGTATTTCAACCACCAGTCCAGGCGCCAACAGCAAGAGTTGAGGATTACTTCAGCGATGAAAATACTGTGGGATGCCATGTGATGTGA
- the LOC7466286 gene encoding probable xyloglucan endotransglucosylase/hydrolase protein 5, with protein MASFLWSVCLSFLLLATVTKGASPKQVLDVPFGRNYAPTWAFDHIKYINGGSEIQLKLDKFTGTGFQSKGSYLFGHFSMHIKMVPGDSAGTVTAFYLSSQTNEHDEIDFEFLGNRTGQPYILQTNVYTGGKGDKEQRIYLWFDPTKGYHAYSVLWNMYQIVFFVDDVPIRVFKNSKDLGLKFPFNQPMKIYSSLWNADDWATRGGLEKTDWAKAPFIASYKGFHIDGCEASVNAKFCETQGKRWWDQKEFRDLDAAQYRKLGWVRKKYTIYNYCTDRVRFPSLPPECKRDHDI; from the exons ATGGCTTCTTTTCTGTGGAGTGTATGCTTAAGTTTCCTGCTTTTAGCTACCGTAACCAAGGGTGCTTCACCAAAACAGGTTTTGGATGTACCGTTCGGCCGCAACTATGCGCCTACTTGGGCTTTCGATCACATCAAATACATCAATGGAGGTTCTGAGATTCAGCTCAAACTGGACAAATTCACAG GGACTGGATTTCAATCTAAAGGCTCTTACCTGTTTGGTCACTTTAGCATGCACATAAAGATGGTTCCAGGGGATTCTGCTGGAACTGTGACTGCATTCTAT TTATCTTCTCAAACCAATGAGCATGATGAGATAGACTTTGAGTTCTTGGGAAACAGAACAGGACAGCCCTACATCTTACAAACAAATGTGTATACTGGAGGGAAAGGAGACAAAGAGCAGAGAATTTATCTTTGGTTTGATCCTACCAAGGGATACCACGCCTACTCTGTACTTTGGAACATGTACCAGATCGT ATTCTTTGTAGATGACGTGCCAATCAGAGTGTTCAAGAACAGCAAAGATTTAGGATTGAAGTTCCCATTCAACCAACCTATGAAGATATACTCAAGCCTTTGGAATGCAGATGACTGGGCGACGCGGGGTGGCTTGGAGAAGACTGACTGGGCCAAGGCTCCCTTCATAGCCTCCTACAAGGGCTTCCACATTGACGGTTGTGAGGCGTCGGTAAATGCCAAGTTCTGTGAGACACAAGGTAAGCGTTGGTGGGATCAGAAGGAGTTCCGAGATCTTGATGCCGCTCAATACAGGAAACTCGGGTGGGTTCGCAAAAAATACACCATCTACAACTATTGCACGGATCGTGTTCGCTTTCCTTCTCTCCCTCCAGAATGCAAGCGTGACCATGACATTTAA
- the LOC7466285 gene encoding OVARIAN TUMOR DOMAIN-containing deubiquitinating enzyme 12, with product MRNGTWSVGESSSSTSLSSQHDNEDDRMIALVLTEEYANLDGGVAKRLSNLAPVPHVPRINSYIPNLSDASLDHQRLLQRLNVYGLCEVKVSGDGNCQFRALSEQMFKSPEHHKHVRKDVVKQLKEHRSLYEGHVPMKYKRYCKKMAKSGEWGDHVTLQAAADKFAAKICLLTSFRDTCFIEIMPQYQPPKRELWLSFWSEVHYNSLYEIRDAPVPQKPKKKHWLF from the exons ATGAGAAATGGGACATGGAGCGTGGGTGAATCTTCCAGCTCAACTTCCTTGAGCAGTCAGCATGATAATGAGGATGATCGGATGATTGCTCTTGTGTTAACCGAGGAGTATGCCAACCTAGATGGAGGAGTCGCTAAACGCCTTTCAAACCTTGCACCTGTTCCT CATGTTCCGCGGATAAATTCCTACATTCCCAACCTGAGCGACGCCAGTTTGGATCATCAAAGGCTTCTTCAAAG GCTAAATGTTTATGGTTTATGTGAAGTGAAGGTTTCCGGGGATGGAAATTGTCAG TTCCGTGCACTTTCAGAGCAGATGTTCAAGTCACCTGAGCATCACAAGCATGTTCGAAAGGATGTTGTGAAACAG CTGAAAGAGCACCGCTCGTTATACGAAGGCCATGTCCCGATGAAGTACAAACGTTATTGCAAGAAAATGGCAAA GTCTGGTGAATGGGGGGACCATGTTACCTTACAAGCAGCTGCTGATAAG TTTGCTGCTAAGATATGCCTTTTGACATCTTTTAGAGATACCTGTTTCATTGAAATTATGCCACAATACCAGCCACCAAAACGAG AGTTGTGGTTGAGTTTCTGGTCCGAGGTACACTACAACTCATTGTATGAAATCCGag ATGCTCCTGTTCCACAGAAGCCAAAGAAGAAACACTGGTTGTTCTAG
- the LOC7457998 gene encoding glyceraldehyde-3-phosphate dehydrogenase A, chloroplastic: MASATFSVAKPSLQASGKGFTDFSGLRSSSAFLPFTKKTSDDFVSAVSLQTSALGSSSGGYRKSAAEAKLKVAINGFGRIGRNFLRCWHGRKDSPLDVIAINDTGGVKQASHLLKYDSTLGIFAADVKPVGDNGISVDGKVIKVVSSRNPLDLPWKDLEIDLVIEGTGVFVDREGAGKHITAGAKKVLITAPGKGDIPTYVVGVNADAYSSDEPIISNASCTTNCLAPFVKVLDQKFGIIKGTMTTTHSYTGDQRLLDASHRDLRRARAAALNIVPTSTGAAKAVALVLPTLKGKLNGIALRVPTPNVSVVDLVVQVSKKTFAEEVNAAFRESAEKELNGILSVCDEPLVSVDFRCSDVSSTVDSSLTMVMGDDMVKVIAWYDNEWGYSQRVVDLADIVANNWK; encoded by the exons ATGGCCTCGGCTACCTTCTCTGTAGCCAAACCATCTCTTCAG GCTAGCGGAAAGGGATTCACTGATTTCTCAGGTCTCCGCAGCTCATCAGCTTTCCTTCCCTTTACAAAGAAAACATCAGATGACTTTGTTTCAGCCGTTTCTCTCCAGACCTCTGCT TTGGGAAGCAGCAGTGGAGGATACAGAAAAAGTGCCGCAGAGGCAAAGTTAAAAGTGGCCATAAATGGGTTTGGCAGGATCGGCAGAAACTTCTTGAGGTGCTGGCATGGACGCAAGGATTCACCTCTTGACGTCATTGCCATCAACGACACTGGAGGTGTTAAACAGGCCTCACACCTTCTCAAGTATGACTCCACCCTTGGCATCTTCGCAGCTGATGTTAAGCCTGTTGGTGATAATGGTATCTCTGTTGATGGCAAGGTAATCAAGGTCGTTTCTAGCCGCAACCCTCTTGACCTCCCCTGGAA GGACTTGGAGATCGATCTGGTGATAGAAGGTACCGGGGTTTTCGTCGACAGGGAAGGCGCAGGGAAGCACATCACAGCAGGGGCCAAGAAGGTGCTCATCACAGCCCCTGGAAAGGGTGATATACCTACCTACGTTGTTGGAGTCAATGCTGACGCCTACAGCTCTGATGAACCTATCATCAGCAATGCTTCTTGCACCACTAACTGCCTTGCTCCCTTTGTCAAGGTTCTTGACCAGAAGTTTG GCATCATCAAGGGCACCATGACCACCACTCACTCATACACCGGTGATCAGAGACTACTTGATGCTAGTCACCGTGATCTCAGACGTGCAAGAGCTGCAGCTCTTAATATTGTTCCAACCTCAACCGGCGCAGCAAAGGCAGTGGCCCTCGTCCTTCCTACCCTCAAGGGCAAACTCAATGGCATTGCCCTCCGAGTTCCAACCCCAAATGTCTCGGTGGTCGACCTTGTTGTCCAGGTCTCCAAGAAGACCTTCGCAGAAGAGGTGAATGCAGCTTTCAGAGAGAGCGCTGAGAAGGAGCTCAACGGTATCCTATCAGTTTGTGACGAACCACTTGTTTCAGTGGACTTCAGGTGCAGCGATGTGTCGTCAACAGTAGATTCATCACTAACAATGGTGATGGGAGATGACATGGTTAAGGTGATTGCTTGGTATGATAATGAGTGGGGTTACTCTCAAAGGGTTGTGGATTTGGCTGACATTGTTGCCAATAACTGGAAGTAG
- the LOC7466288 gene encoding WD repeat-containing protein LWD1 translates to MGASSDPNQDGSDEQQKRSEIYTYEAPWHIYAMNWSVRRDKKYRLAIASLLEQYPNRVEIVQLDDSNGEIRSDPNLSFEHPYPPTKTIFIPDKECQKPDLLATSSDFLRVWRINDEQPRVELKSLLNGNKNSEFCGPLTSFDWNEAEPRRIGTSSIDTTCTIWDIEKETVDTQLIAHDKEVYDIAWGGVGVFASVSADGSVRVFDLRDKEHSTIIYESSEPDTPLVRLGWNKQDPRYMATIIMDSAKVVVLDIRFPTLPVVELQRHHASVNAVAWAPHSSCHICTAGDDSQALIWDLSSMGQPVEGGLDPILAYTAGAEIEQLQWSSSQPDWVAIAFSTKLQILRV, encoded by the coding sequence ATGGGAGCTAGCAGCGACCCGAATCAAGACGGGTCGGACGAGCAACAAAAACGATCTGAGATCTACACATACGAGGCACCATGGCACATCTACGCTATGAACTGGAGCGTCCGCCGTGACAAGAAGTACCGCCTTGCCATCGCCAGCCTCCTAGAACAGTACCCAAACCGGGTCGAGATTGTTCAGCTGGATGACTCCAACGGAGAGATCCGATCCGACCCGAACCTGTCCTTCGAGCACCCTTATCCACCTACGAAGACCATTTTCATTCCAGACAAGGAGTGCCAAAAACCTGACCTCCTCGCAACGTCCAGCGACTTCCTGCGCGTGTGGCGCATAAACGATGAACAGCCGCGCGTGGAGCTCAAAAGCCTGTTAAACGGCAACAAGAACAGCGAGTTTTGCGGGCCTTTGACTTCCTTTGACTGGAACGAGGCGGAGCCTAGGCGAATTGGGACATCCAGCATCGACACGACATGCACCATCTGGGATATCGAGAAGGAGACTGTTGATACACAGTTAATCGCTCACGACAAGGAGGTATACGACATCGCATGGGGTGGTGTTGGGGTTTTCGCTTCGGTTTCAGCAGACGGGTCGGTTAGGGTTTTCGATTTACGGGATAAGGAGCATTCGACGATAATCTACGAGAGTTCGGAGCCCGACACGCCTTTGGTGAGACTAGGTTGGAACAAGCAGGATCCGAGGTACATGGCGACGATCATCATGGACAGTGCTAAGGTTGTGGTGTTGGATATTCGCTTCCCAACTCTTCCAGTGGTGGAATTGCAGAGGCATCATGCTAGTGTTAATGCTGTTGCTTGGGCCCCTCATAGTTCTTGCCACATTTGTACTGCTGGGGATGATTCACAGGCATTGATTTGGGATCTTTCTTCGATGGGTCAGCCTGTTGAGGGTGGATTGGACCCCATTCTTGCTTACACTGCTGGTGCTGAAATCGAGCAGCTGCAGTGGTCGTCTTCGCAGCCTGATTGGGTTGCTATTGCTTTCTCTACCAAGCTTCAAATTCTCAGGGTTTGA